One stretch of Sphingomonas rosea DNA includes these proteins:
- a CDS encoding thioredoxin domain-containing protein: MNRLIALLLPLALTAAAAPPAKDWRTNVTETAAGWTFGKPGAPILTEYASFGCPHCGHFAAETGTKIDSLVKAGKLRFAFRPFLIFPQDRAGYVLARCVPAAKRLAYIEAVFADQAASRARLKDADANEATRAALYNAELAGPVPHSAALAEVSGFKALTLAQGVTAAKADQCLANQAAHDWVTNADLSSRTAGVKGTPTYFWKGVQLGEDLTPESLLKVLPR; encoded by the coding sequence ATGAACCGCCTGATCGCTCTCCTGCTTCCCCTCGCGCTGACCGCCGCCGCGGCGCCCCCCGCGAAGGACTGGCGGACGAACGTCACCGAGACCGCCGCCGGCTGGACCTTCGGCAAGCCCGGCGCGCCGATCCTCACCGAATATGCGAGCTTCGGCTGCCCCCATTGCGGCCATTTCGCCGCCGAGACGGGGACGAAGATCGACAGTCTGGTGAAAGCGGGCAAGCTGCGCTTCGCCTTCCGCCCGTTCCTGATCTTCCCGCAGGATCGCGCCGGCTATGTCCTCGCGCGCTGCGTTCCTGCCGCGAAGCGCCTCGCCTATATCGAGGCGGTGTTCGCCGACCAGGCTGCGAGCCGCGCCCGGCTCAAGGACGCCGACGCGAACGAGGCGACCCGTGCCGCCCTTTACAACGCCGAGCTTGCCGGCCCCGTGCCCCATTCGGCGGCGCTGGCCGAGGTCAGCGGGTTCAAGGCGCTCACCCTCGCCCAGGGCGTGACGGCCGCCAAGGCCGACCAGTGCCTCGCCAACCAGGCCGCGCACGACTGGGTCACCAACGCCGACCTCAGCTCGCGCACCGCCGGGGTGAAGGGCACGCCGACCTACTTCTGGAAGGGCGTCCAGCTCGGGGAAGACCTGACCCCGGAAAGCCTTCTCAAGGTCCTTCCGCGATAG
- a CDS encoding Do family serine endopeptidase has protein sequence MRYAYGVAAALLIGGSAFSVATGPVGAQVAQNSPAAMPPTGAPMSFADLAAKLQPAVVNIQTKQRVPVRGGQSDPLADFLRRFGQPGQGGDSPDSPGATSRTTGSLGSGFIISADGYVVTNNHLIQGANGTGTVDSVTVILSDRRELPARIIGRDPSSDLALLKVEGSNFPYVNWGDSQRARVGDWVMAIGNPYGLGGTVTAGIISALHRGITGAGAYDRYIQTDASINMGNSGGPMFDLNGNVIGINSALISPTGASVGIGLAIPAELAKPVIESLRKGQRPQRGYLGISLQGIEESDAAALGIPKNQGELVRSVVPGQPAQRAGIQQGDVILTVGGRPVTPDETASYLISLVTPGQRVPIEVVRDGRRQTLNAVVAQRPTDEELAKIGAGGTAPDQNPFDPNDQSQPAVPAGQALGLSIQPLTPDIARAVQVPASTRGVVITNVNPNSDAAEKGLKRGDVIISVNRQAVASSAQVAAVVDAARKAGRSAVLLLVKRGAAPEYFIGVDIAG, from the coding sequence GTGCGCTATGCCTACGGTGTTGCGGCAGCCCTGCTGATCGGCGGAAGCGCCTTCTCGGTCGCAACCGGACCCGTCGGTGCACAGGTCGCCCAGAATTCGCCGGCTGCCATGCCGCCGACGGGCGCACCCATGTCCTTCGCGGACCTCGCCGCCAAGCTCCAGCCGGCGGTGGTCAACATCCAGACCAAGCAGCGCGTCCCCGTCCGCGGCGGGCAGAGCGATCCGCTCGCCGACTTCCTCCGCCGCTTCGGCCAGCCCGGCCAGGGCGGCGACAGTCCCGACAGCCCCGGCGCGACCAGCCGCACGACCGGCTCGCTCGGCTCGGGCTTCATCATCTCGGCCGACGGCTATGTCGTCACCAACAACCACCTCATCCAGGGTGCCAACGGCACCGGCACGGTCGACAGCGTCACCGTGATCCTGTCCGACCGGCGCGAGCTTCCGGCCCGGATCATCGGCCGCGATCCCTCGTCCGACCTCGCGCTCCTCAAGGTCGAGGGGTCGAACTTCCCCTACGTCAACTGGGGCGACAGCCAGCGCGCCCGGGTCGGCGACTGGGTGATGGCGATCGGCAATCCCTATGGCCTCGGCGGCACCGTCACCGCGGGCATCATCTCGGCGCTGCACCGCGGCATCACCGGGGCCGGCGCCTACGACCGCTACATCCAGACCGATGCCAGCATCAACATGGGCAATTCCGGGGGCCCGATGTTCGACCTCAATGGCAACGTCATCGGCATCAACTCGGCGCTGATCAGCCCGACCGGCGCCAGCGTCGGCATCGGCCTCGCCATCCCCGCCGAGCTCGCCAAGCCGGTGATCGAGAGCCTGCGCAAGGGCCAGCGCCCGCAGCGCGGCTATCTCGGCATCAGCCTCCAGGGCATCGAGGAAAGCGACGCCGCGGCGCTCGGCATTCCCAAGAACCAGGGCGAGCTCGTCCGTTCGGTCGTCCCCGGCCAGCCGGCACAGCGCGCGGGCATCCAGCAGGGCGACGTCATCCTCACGGTCGGCGGTCGCCCCGTCACTCCGGACGAGACCGCTTCCTACCTCATCTCGCTGGTCACCCCGGGCCAGCGCGTGCCTATCGAGGTGGTCCGCGACGGTCGCCGCCAGACCCTGAACGCGGTGGTCGCCCAGCGCCCGACCGACGAGGAACTGGCCAAGATCGGTGCCGGCGGCACTGCGCCCGACCAGAATCCGTTCGATCCCAACGACCAGAGCCAGCCGGCCGTCCCCGCCGGCCAGGCGCTCGGCCTTTCGATCCAGCCGCTGACCCCCGACATCGCGCGTGCGGTGCAGGTCCCGGCCTCGACCCGCGGCGTGGTCATCACCAACGTCAACCCGAACAGCGACGCGGCCGAAAAGGGCCTGAAGCGCGGCGACGTGATCATCTCGGTCAACCGTCAGGCCGTCGCCAGCTCGGCGCAGGTCGCTGCAGTGGTCGACGCGGCCCGCAAGGCTGGCCGCAGCGCCGTCCTGCTCCTCGTCAAACGCGGTGCGGCGCCCGAATATTTCATCGGCGTCGATATCGCCGGCTGA
- a CDS encoding protease modulator HflC translates to MSFATRRPIATIVVALLLLFTLLSSVSIVPETRQALIVRFGKPDRIYNRYKPGQPIGAPGAGLAFRIPFVDDIVWIDKRVRDVDMDRQMVLSTDQLRLEVDAFARYRVVDPLRMYVSARSEDRVGEALRPILGSELRNELGRRPFADLLSPERQGAMENIRSRLDKIARQYGVQIIDVRIKRADLPDGSPLQSAYDRMRTAREQEARSIRAEGAKQAQIIRAEADAQAAQTYAASFGKDPVFYDFYRAMQAYQRTFVDGGKDRPTNLILSPQNEFLRQFTNGGGR, encoded by the coding sequence ATGAGCTTCGCCACCCGCCGCCCGATCGCCACGATCGTGGTCGCCCTCCTCCTTCTCTTCACCTTGCTGTCGAGCGTCAGCATCGTGCCCGAGACCCGGCAGGCGCTGATCGTCCGCTTCGGCAAGCCCGACCGCATCTACAACCGCTACAAGCCCGGCCAGCCGATCGGCGCCCCGGGTGCCGGCCTCGCCTTCCGAATCCCGTTCGTCGACGACATCGTGTGGATCGACAAGCGCGTGCGCGACGTCGACATGGACCGGCAGATGGTGCTCTCGACCGACCAGCTCCGGCTCGAGGTCGATGCCTTCGCCCGCTACCGCGTGGTCGATCCGCTGCGCATGTATGTCTCCGCCCGCTCGGAAGATCGGGTCGGCGAGGCGCTTCGTCCGATCCTCGGTTCGGAGCTCCGTAACGAGCTCGGTCGCCGGCCCTTCGCCGACCTCCTGAGCCCCGAGCGTCAGGGCGCGATGGAGAATATCCGCAGCCGCCTCGACAAGATCGCCCGCCAATATGGCGTCCAGATCATCGACGTTCGCATCAAGCGCGCCGACCTTCCCGACGGAAGCCCGCTGCAGAGCGCCTATGACCGGATGCGGACCGCCCGCGAGCAGGAGGCCCGCTCGATCCGCGCCGAGGGTGCCAAGCAGGCCCAGATCATCCGCGCGGAAGCCGATGCCCAGGCCGCCCAGACCTACGCCGCCAGCTTCGGCAAGGACCCGGTGTTCTACGACTTCTACCGCGCGATGCAGGCCTATCAGCGGACCTTCGTCGACGGTGGCAAGGACCGTCCGACGAACCTGATCCTCTCTCCGCAGAATGAATTCCTGCGGCAGTTCACCAATGGGGGTGGGCGCTGA
- the lptF gene encoding LPS export ABC transporter permease LptF yields the protein MSLIDRYIAKAIAIPLFGTLLLAAMLLVLDKMLRLFDFVINAGGPVSVVWRMLANLLPEYFALGIPIGLMLGILLAFRRLALSSELDALRGVGAGFGRLLRVPYGYAAALLLLNLFIVGWLQPWTHYGYERLRFDLRSGALGASLKIGEFNTLSNRFTLRIDRSEKKGTMLHGLFVQADNKGTSVVATAAHGRFLATDDPDTILLRLEEGRLIQQDPKFTVPRTLAFRTYDLPIKLPRVDSFRARAQDETEEMTLPELIRAGYGGASASRESNLAVRANLHFRMVEVIMMALLPLLAVSLAVPPKRSSSSLGIFIGIVIVVAYHKVNQWAESAGARGDWTPELVMYVPFVILAAGIFWMYLTLATKPGGQPIGALERGGAKAWSVIKKVLPKPRRLRRKAAAAS from the coding sequence ATGTCGCTCATCGACCGCTACATCGCCAAGGCGATCGCCATTCCCCTGTTCGGCACCCTGCTGCTGGCGGCGATGCTGCTTGTCCTCGACAAGATGCTGCGCTTGTTCGATTTCGTGATCAACGCCGGCGGTCCGGTCAGCGTCGTGTGGCGGATGCTCGCCAATCTGCTCCCCGAATATTTCGCGCTCGGCATCCCGATCGGGCTGATGCTCGGCATCCTGCTCGCCTTCCGCCGCCTCGCCCTGTCGAGCGAACTCGACGCGCTGCGCGGGGTCGGTGCGGGCTTCGGGCGCCTGCTGCGCGTGCCTTATGGCTATGCCGCGGCGCTCCTGCTCCTCAACCTGTTCATCGTCGGCTGGCTCCAGCCCTGGACGCATTACGGCTACGAGCGGCTGCGCTTCGACCTTCGGTCAGGCGCGCTGGGGGCGAGCCTCAAGATCGGCGAGTTCAACACCCTGTCGAATCGCTTCACCCTGCGCATCGACCGCAGCGAGAAGAAGGGCACGATGCTCCACGGCCTCTTCGTCCAGGCCGACAACAAGGGCACCTCGGTGGTTGCCACCGCCGCCCACGGCCGCTTCCTCGCGACCGACGATCCCGACACGATCCTCCTCCGCCTCGAGGAAGGGCGGCTGATCCAGCAGGATCCCAAGTTCACCGTCCCCCGGACGCTCGCCTTCCGCACCTACGACCTGCCGATCAAGCTTCCCCGCGTCGACAGCTTCCGCGCCCGCGCGCAGGACGAGACCGAGGAAATGACCCTGCCCGAGCTCATTCGCGCAGGTTATGGCGGCGCTTCGGCCAGCCGCGAGAGCAATCTCGCGGTCCGCGCCAACCTCCATTTCCGGATGGTCGAGGTGATCATGATGGCGCTGTTGCCGCTGCTCGCGGTGTCGCTCGCCGTCCCGCCCAAACGCTCCTCGTCGAGTCTGGGCATCTTTATCGGGATCGTGATCGTGGTGGCCTATCACAAGGTCAACCAATGGGCGGAATCGGCCGGCGCGCGGGGTGACTGGACGCCCGAGCTCGTCATGTACGTGCCCTTCGTGATCCTCGCGGCCGGCATCTTCTGGATGTACCTGACCCTCGCGACCAAGCCCGGGGGCCAGCCGATCGGCGCGCTCGAACGCGGCGGCGCCAAGGCGTGGAGCGTCATCAAGAAGGTGCTGCCCAAGCCGCGCCGGTTGCGACGCAAGGCGGCGGCCGCGTCATGA
- the hflK gene encoding FtsH protease activity modulator HflK yields the protein MRMIPGWPVHTRGLLADNKGPWGPSGGETPSEGEKAPPPSGPSSPWASPGTFTPGGGNRQIGGLDDLIARSRARFGGGGGGNGGAGIGRRPPSGSLIAWFVGAFVLLWLIFTSIHSIAPEERGVVTQFGRYSRTLGPGVSFTLPSPIERVRKVDVENIRNIDLGSVSSETLMLTGDQNVIDIAYSVRWNVRDPELFLFELQNPEQTIQQVAESAMRAALSATTLNEAIGEGRADIEARVQENMQTVLNAYRSGVVIQGVAIKQADPPAAVNDAFKAVSAAQQAAQSDINQARAYALQLRQLSQGEATAFDKVYEQYRLSPDVTRRRMYYETMERVLQSVDKTIVEAPGVTPYLPLQQTRPPAAALQDPPAQGTATQGAGR from the coding sequence ATGAGAATGATCCCGGGGTGGCCGGTGCACACGCGCGGCTTGTTGGCGGATAACAAGGGACCTTGGGGTCCGAGCGGTGGCGAGACGCCATCCGAAGGCGAGAAGGCACCGCCGCCGAGCGGGCCGTCGAGCCCATGGGCATCGCCCGGTACCTTCACGCCCGGCGGCGGCAATCGCCAGATCGGCGGCCTCGACGACCTCATCGCCCGCAGCCGCGCGCGCTTCGGCGGTGGCGGCGGCGGCAATGGCGGCGCCGGAATCGGTCGCCGTCCACCGAGCGGTTCGCTGATCGCCTGGTTCGTCGGCGCCTTTGTCCTCCTCTGGCTGATCTTCACCTCGATCCACAGCATCGCGCCCGAAGAACGCGGCGTCGTCACCCAGTTCGGCCGCTACAGCCGCACGCTGGGTCCGGGTGTGAGCTTCACCCTTCCGAGCCCGATCGAGCGCGTCCGCAAGGTCGATGTCGAGAACATCCGCAACATCGACCTCGGCTCGGTGTCGTCCGAGACGCTGATGCTGACCGGCGACCAGAACGTCATCGACATCGCTTATTCGGTTCGCTGGAACGTGCGTGACCCCGAGCTCTTCCTGTTCGAGCTGCAGAACCCCGAGCAGACCATCCAGCAGGTCGCCGAAAGCGCCATGCGCGCGGCCCTCTCGGCCACCACCTTGAACGAGGCGATCGGCGAAGGCCGTGCCGACATCGAGGCGCGGGTCCAGGAGAACATGCAGACCGTCCTCAACGCCTACCGCTCGGGCGTCGTCATCCAGGGCGTCGCGATCAAGCAGGCCGACCCGCCCGCCGCGGTCAATGACGCCTTCAAGGCGGTCAGTGCGGCCCAGCAGGCGGCGCAGAGCGACATCAACCAGGCCCGGGCCTATGCGCTCCAGCTGCGCCAGCTCAGCCAGGGTGAGGCGACCGCCTTCGACAAGGTCTACGAGCAGTACAGGCTCTCGCCCGACGTCACCCGCCGCCGCATGTATTACGAGACGATGGAGCGCGTCCTCCAGAGTGTCGACAAGACCATCGTCGAGGCTCCGGGCGTGACCCCCTACCTGCCGCTCCAGCAGACCCGGCCGCCGGCCGCCGCGCTGCAGGATCCGCCCGCCCAGGGCACCGCCACCCAGGGAGCCGGCCGATGA
- a CDS encoding Mrp/NBP35 family ATP-binding protein, with the protein MTIETSLFGADAPRLRAVRQEGGKLRLIADATGLDEAGQDDLKARLTALAEAQPGVDEVLVALTAGKAAGPKLIAVGSGKGGVGKSTVSANLAIALARLGHKVGIIDADIYGPSQPTLLGTSERPEARDKQLIPVSAQGVKLLSVGQLVSPGHALAWRGPMASGALTQLIEGDWTGTEYIIVDLPPGTGDVQLSLIQKARPVGVVIVSTPQDLSLIDARRAIDLFGKTSVPVLGLIENMAGYQCPHCGETSDPFGQGGAEATAAEFGVPFLGRLPLSASLRAESDAGRPPAAGEGPAAAAFRQLAQAVLAQLDA; encoded by the coding sequence ATGACCATCGAGACTTCCCTGTTCGGCGCCGATGCCCCGCGCCTGCGTGCCGTCCGCCAGGAGGGCGGCAAGCTCCGCCTCATCGCCGATGCGACCGGGCTCGACGAGGCGGGGCAGGACGACCTCAAGGCGCGACTGACGGCGCTGGCCGAGGCGCAGCCGGGCGTCGACGAGGTGCTCGTCGCGCTGACCGCGGGCAAGGCGGCGGGGCCGAAGCTCATCGCGGTCGGGTCGGGCAAGGGCGGGGTCGGCAAGTCGACCGTGTCGGCCAACCTCGCGATCGCGCTGGCTCGTCTCGGCCACAAGGTCGGGATCATCGACGCCGACATCTACGGTCCCTCGCAGCCCACCCTCCTCGGAACGAGCGAGCGCCCCGAAGCAAGGGACAAGCAATTGATCCCGGTCTCGGCGCAGGGAGTGAAACTCCTGTCGGTCGGGCAGCTCGTCAGTCCGGGCCATGCGCTCGCCTGGCGGGGGCCGATGGCGTCGGGCGCGCTGACCCAGCTGATCGAGGGCGACTGGACGGGGACGGAATATATCATCGTCGATCTTCCGCCCGGCACCGGCGACGTCCAGCTGTCGCTGATCCAGAAGGCGCGGCCCGTGGGCGTGGTGATCGTATCCACCCCGCAGGACCTGTCGCTGATCGATGCGCGCCGCGCGATCGACCTGTTCGGCAAGACCTCGGTCCCGGTGCTCGGGCTGATCGAGAATATGGCGGGCTATCAGTGCCCGCATTGCGGCGAGACGTCCGACCCCTTCGGGCAGGGCGGGGCCGAAGCCACCGCGGCCGAATTTGGCGTGCCCTTTCTCGGGCGGCTGCCGCTATCGGCCTCGCTTCGCGCCGAATCGGATGCGGGGCGGCCCCCGGCGGCGGGCGAAGGACCCGCGGCGGCGGCGTTCCGCCAACTGGCGCAGGCGGTGCTGGCGCAGCTCGACGCCTAG
- the ubiA gene encoding 4-hydroxybenzoate octaprenyltransferase yields MTTDLVPDSERHGLIGGLPAAWRPYASLMRIDRPIGTWLLYWPCAWSVALAGVQGRWDLFGWLLLGAFAMRSAGCVYNDLVDRDLDRQVARTRLRPLASGRVSIRAAWTLIAVLCALGLLVLFQLPLVAQLIAIAAVLPVLAYPYMKRITWWPQAWLGLVFSWGALVGWPAVTGAFALPPFLLWLGSIFWVIGYDTLYAIQDKEDDALVGVRSSARALGRRAALGVAICYALAILGWASALWLVRPEPLAFLALLPAALHLANQALRADPDDGEKALALFRSNRFTGLLLLLGFAAVGLSSAP; encoded by the coding sequence GTGACCACCGACCTCGTCCCGGATTCCGAGCGCCATGGCCTGATCGGCGGCCTGCCCGCCGCGTGGCGCCCCTACGCCAGCCTGATGCGGATCGACCGGCCGATCGGTACCTGGCTCCTCTACTGGCCGTGCGCGTGGAGCGTGGCGCTGGCCGGGGTGCAAGGTCGCTGGGACCTGTTCGGCTGGCTGCTCCTCGGCGCTTTCGCGATGCGTTCCGCAGGCTGCGTCTATAACGACCTCGTCGACCGCGACCTCGACCGGCAGGTCGCCCGTACGCGGCTGCGTCCCCTCGCCAGCGGCCGCGTGAGCATCAGGGCCGCCTGGACATTGATCGCCGTCCTTTGCGCGCTCGGCCTCCTCGTCCTCTTCCAGCTTCCGCTCGTGGCGCAGCTGATCGCGATCGCGGCCGTCCTTCCGGTCCTTGCCTATCCTTACATGAAGCGGATCACCTGGTGGCCGCAGGCGTGGCTCGGGCTGGTCTTCAGCTGGGGCGCACTGGTCGGCTGGCCCGCCGTGACCGGCGCGTTCGCGCTGCCCCCCTTCCTCCTCTGGCTCGGAAGCATCTTCTGGGTGATCGGCTATGACACGCTCTACGCCATCCAGGACAAGGAGGATGACGCGCTCGTCGGCGTGCGCTCGTCGGCCCGCGCGCTCGGTCGCCGCGCCGCGCTCGGCGTCGCCATCTGCTACGCGCTCGCGATTCTCGGCTGGGCCAGTGCCCTGTGGCTGGTCCGGCCCGAGCCCCTCGCCTTCCTTGCGCTCCTTCCTGCCGCGCTCCACCTCGCCAACCAGGCCCTGCGCGCCGATCCCGACGACGGCGAAAAGGCACTCGCCCTGTTCCGTTCGAACCGCTTCACGGGCCTCCTCCTGCTGCTCGGCTTCGCGGCGGTGGGGTTGAGCAGCGCTCCCTAG
- a CDS encoding sterol desaturase family protein, which translates to MKQVSSSAKPGIWKRSHYLDRMTLKDLWIAYFQYPAIIAYIGLAIASIVTWFAYPASLLQTVAAAGVVVVLYPLVWYCLHRWVLHSNWMFKVPFLASTWKRIHYDHHQDPNHLEVLFGALHTTLPTIAGVSIPVGYAIGGIGGAAAALAAGLITTCVYEFVHCIQHLAYKPKSKVIAEMKKRHMAHHFHDENGNYGITSYLWDRVLGTFYDRPERPKKSPTVFNLGYTEEVAVRYPWVKTLSGGIVATGHPRKRGDTQNADREAA; encoded by the coding sequence ATGAAGCAAGTGAGCAGCTCGGCAAAGCCCGGCATCTGGAAGCGGTCGCATTACCTCGACCGGATGACCCTCAAGGATCTCTGGATCGCCTATTTCCAGTATCCGGCGATCATCGCCTACATCGGCCTCGCGATCGCCAGCATCGTGACCTGGTTCGCTTACCCGGCGAGCCTGTTGCAGACGGTGGCCGCGGCCGGCGTGGTTGTCGTCCTCTATCCGCTCGTCTGGTACTGCCTCCATCGCTGGGTGCTGCACAGCAACTGGATGTTCAAGGTGCCCTTCCTCGCCTCGACCTGGAAGCGCATCCACTATGACCATCACCAGGACCCGAACCACCTCGAGGTATTGTTCGGCGCGCTCCACACCACGCTTCCGACCATCGCCGGCGTCAGCATTCCCGTCGGCTATGCGATCGGCGGGATCGGCGGCGCGGCTGCGGCGCTCGCGGCGGGGCTCATCACGACCTGCGTCTACGAGTTCGTGCACTGCATCCAGCACCTTGCCTACAAGCCCAAGAGCAAGGTCATCGCCGAGATGAAGAAGCGCCACATGGCGCATCACTTCCACGACGAGAACGGCAATTACGGGATCACCAGCTATCTTTGGGATCGCGTGCTGGGCACCTTCTACGACCGGCCCGAGCGCCCGAAGAAGAGCCCGACCGTCTTCAACCTCGGCTACACCGAGGAAGTGGCGGTGCGCTATCCTTGGGTGAAGACCCTGTCGGGCGGGATCGTCGCCACCGGCCACCCCCGCAAGCGCGGCGACACCCAGAACGCGGACCGCGAGGCCGCCTGA
- a CDS encoding TldD/PmbA family protein — protein sequence MLSQPQAADLAAQLVEAATRARASAADAMIGISRSSGISVRLGIVEDIDHSESFEVGLRLFDGQRSATVSSASLDPAGFAELAERAYAMARQAPEDPFTGLADPALLGRNEAPDLDLFDPHVPALTMLESRARTAEEAARAVEGVTNTNGASAGFGSSVVALATSTGFAHATSGTHHSLSASVVAGSAGALQRDYASHSTRYFEDLDAPEAIGRLAGERAVARLNPGRIESGTYPIFFDPRVATSLLGHFVAAVTGGAIARKTSFLLDALGQQVFGPGITLRDEPLRKRGLRSRSFDSEGLPCRPLDLVADGVLTTWLASSTDARQLGIQPTGHASRSVGGSPGAGPSNLMLLPGSHSREELLASVPKAILVTELIGQGVNPVTGDYSRGAAGFLVENGKIGEAVAEITIASNLKDMFRTLIPASDLELRRGIDSPTVLIPAMTVASA from the coding sequence ATGCTCAGCCAGCCCCAAGCCGCCGACCTTGCCGCCCAACTGGTCGAGGCCGCGACCAGGGCCCGCGCCAGCGCCGCCGACGCGATGATCGGTATCAGCCGCTCGAGCGGCATCTCGGTCCGTCTGGGGATCGTCGAGGACATCGACCATAGCGAGAGCTTCGAGGTCGGCCTTCGCCTGTTCGACGGGCAGCGCTCGGCCACCGTCTCCTCGGCCAGCCTCGATCCCGCCGGCTTCGCCGAACTGGCCGAGCGCGCCTACGCCATGGCTCGCCAGGCCCCCGAGGACCCCTTCACCGGCCTCGCCGACCCGGCCCTGCTCGGCCGCAACGAAGCGCCCGACCTCGATCTGTTCGATCCGCATGTCCCGGCCCTCACGATGCTTGAGAGTCGCGCCCGCACCGCCGAGGAAGCCGCGCGCGCTGTCGAAGGCGTGACCAACACCAACGGCGCCTCGGCAGGCTTCGGTTCGAGCGTCGTCGCGCTCGCCACCTCGACCGGCTTCGCCCATGCCACCAGCGGCACGCATCACAGCCTGTCCGCGAGCGTGGTGGCCGGGAGCGCGGGCGCGTTGCAGCGGGACTATGCCTCGCACTCGACGCGCTATTTCGAGGACCTCGACGCGCCCGAGGCCATCGGCCGTCTCGCCGGTGAACGGGCGGTCGCGCGGCTGAACCCGGGCCGCATCGAGAGCGGCACCTATCCGATCTTCTTCGACCCGCGCGTCGCGACCTCGCTCCTCGGCCATTTCGTCGCGGCGGTCACCGGCGGCGCGATCGCGCGCAAGACCAGCTTTCTCCTCGACGCGCTCGGCCAGCAGGTCTTCGGGCCGGGCATCACCCTGCGCGACGAGCCCCTTCGCAAGCGCGGCCTGCGCAGCCGCAGCTTCGACAGCGAAGGCTTGCCCTGCCGCCCGCTCGACCTCGTCGCCGACGGCGTGCTGACCACCTGGCTTGCCAGCAGCACCGACGCGCGCCAGCTCGGCATCCAGCCCACCGGCCATGCCAGCCGCTCGGTCGGCGGGAGCCCCGGCGCGGGCCCGTCGAACCTGATGCTCCTGCCCGGCTCCCACAGCCGCGAGGAACTGCTCGCCTCGGTCCCCAAGGCGATCCTCGTCACCGAGCTCATCGGCCAGGGCGTCAATCCCGTTACCGGCGACTACAGCCGCGGCGCGGCGGGGTTCCTCGTCGAAAATGGGAAGATCGGCGAGGCGGTCGCCGAGATTACCATCGCGTCGAACCTCAAGGACATGTTCCGCACGCTCATCCCCGCGAGCGACCTCGAGCTTCGCCGGGGAATCGATTCCCCGACCGTCCTCATTCCCGCGATGACCGTGGCGAGCGCCTAG
- the lptG gene encoding LPS export ABC transporter permease LptG, producing the protein MINLNFFPSKRLARYTVWLYISRSLAVLLSLSLVLMMLNLLSESGKILAVPGNSEAELWRYVGYRLPQLISFAFPFSFLLGALITFTTLNQSSEVVAMKAAGLSAHQLLAPLMAASLALSAFSFFFNEMVVVKGTRQLSAWQDNDYKAVPPDSGILSNVWVVAGDDLVQARIVTGRAPNVQLRGVRIFERQNNTIERIVDAERARPYAGGWILENVSTYDSQMSAVLRRPSVRALEGVEPQRFTLAKVDPNAQDYETLSRNIGEMTLAGVNTATARTGLFHKISQPLSSVLMPLLAAIAAFGLARSGKVLVRAVIGMALGFAYFVIDNFGVAMGNVGAYPPLLAAWAPFLLFLLIGETVLIRSEE; encoded by the coding sequence ATGATCAATCTCAATTTCTTCCCGTCGAAGCGGCTCGCCCGCTACACGGTCTGGCTCTACATTTCGCGCAGCCTCGCGGTGCTGCTGTCGCTCAGCCTCGTGCTCATGATGCTCAACCTCCTGTCGGAATCGGGCAAGATCCTCGCGGTCCCCGGCAACAGCGAGGCCGAGCTGTGGCGCTATGTCGGCTATCGCCTGCCGCAGCTCATCTCCTTCGCCTTTCCCTTCTCCTTCCTGCTGGGCGCGCTGATCACCTTCACGACCCTGAACCAGAGCAGCGAAGTGGTGGCGATGAAGGCGGCGGGCCTGTCCGCCCACCAGCTCCTTGCGCCGCTGATGGCCGCGAGCCTCGCACTGTCCGCCTTCTCTTTCTTCTTCAACGAGATGGTCGTGGTGAAGGGGACCCGCCAGCTCTCGGCCTGGCAGGACAATGACTACAAGGCGGTGCCGCCCGACAGCGGCATCCTCAGCAATGTCTGGGTGGTGGCGGGGGACGACCTTGTCCAGGCGCGGATCGTCACCGGCCGCGCGCCCAACGTCCAGTTGCGCGGCGTGCGCATCTTCGAGCGGCAGAACAACACCATCGAGCGGATCGTCGATGCCGAGCGGGCGCGCCCCTACGCGGGCGGCTGGATCCTCGAGAATGTCTCGACCTATGACAGCCAGATGAGCGCGGTCCTGCGCCGCCCGTCGGTCCGCGCGCTCGAGGGCGTCGAACCGCAGCGCTTCACCCTCGCTAAGGTCGATCCCAATGCGCAGGATTACGAGACGCTCAGCCGCAACATCGGCGAGATGACGCTGGCGGGTGTCAACACCGCGACCGCCCGGACCGGCCTGTTCCACAAGATCTCGCAGCCGCTCTCGAGCGTGCTGATGCCGCTGCTCGCGGCAATCGCCGCCTTCGGGCTCGCGCGTTCAGGCAAGGTTCTGGTCCGCGCCGTCATCGGTATGGCGCTTGGTTTTGCCTATTTCGTTATCGACAATTTCGGCGTCGCCATGGGGAATGTCGGAGCCTATCCGCCGCTGCTCGCGGCCTGGGCGCCGTTTCTGCTGTTCCTGCTGATCGGCGAAACCGTCCTGATCCGCTCGGAGGAATGA